Part of the Paludisphaera borealis genome, CTCGGGGACCGTCCACCGCGACAATCTCGGCGTCTACATCCCCCTGGCGACCGAGATGATCGCCTCGCCTCGGTTCGCCCCTGAAGACTTCGACCGGCTCCGCAAGGAAGCCCTCGACTACGTGACGAAGACGCTTCGCGGCGACAACGACGAAGAGCTGGGCAAGTGGACGCTCCAGACCGCCTTGTACGAAGGACATCCGTACGGCCATCCCGATCGCGGCACGGTCGCGGGCCTCAACGCGATCACGCTCGCCGATGTGAAGGCGTTTCATCGCGACCGCTACACCCGCCAGGCCCTGTGCGCGGCCCTGGCCGGCGCCGTCGACGAGTCGACCTCGGCGCAGGTCGAAATGGGGCTCGCTCCGTTGCCTCGCGAGGGGGCCGGACGCGGTCCGGAGCTTCCTCCGGTCAAGCCGACGGTCGGTCTGGACGTCACGATCGTCGGCAAGGCCGCGGAGTCGACGGCCATCTCGATCGGGTTCCCGATCAACGTCACCTGGGCCGACGACGACTTCTACGCGCTCGCCGTGGCCAACTCGTACCTGGGCGAGCACCGGACGTTCAACGGCAAGCTGATGCAAGACTTACGCGGTCACCGCGGCCTGAATTACGGCGACTATTCGTACATCGAGGACTTCATCCAGGAAGGCTCGAGCACGTTCGCGATCCCCAACAATCCCCGCCGGCAGCAGTATTTCTCGATCTGGATCCGGCCGGTCCCGCGCGACAAGGCCGTCTTCGCCCTTCGCGCGGGCCTCTGGGAGCTGGACCGGCTGGTCGATAAGGGGATGAGCCCGGAAGATTTCGAGTCGACGCGGTCGTTCCTGCTCAACTACAGCAAGCTCTGGGGCCAGACGCTTTCGAGGCGGCTCGGTTATCTGGTCGAAGGGCGGCGATACGGTCGCAAGGATCTCATCGCCGAGCTGGCCGAGCGGCTTCCGAAACTGACCGTCGAACAGGTCAACGCGGCCGTCCGAAAGCATCTGAAACCGCCGGGCATGAAGGTCGCGATCGTCGATTTGAGCCCCGACGACCTGCGACGCGTTCTCATGTCGGGCGATCAGACGCCGATCACGTATGACACGCAAGGCACCCCCGCGAACATCCTGGCCGAAGACAAGCAGATCGCCGTCTTCCCGCTCCCGAACGTCCGCGTCCGAATCGTGCCCGCGTCTCAGATGTTCGAGAAGTAGAACGTTGATGCGACCCTCAGCCTGGGATCATCTCCTGCGCCTTGGCCGGTTTCTTCCGGGCCGTCGGCTGATGCTTCCAGCGACGGTGAAGCCAGAGGTACTGGGTGGGATCGCGACGGATGAGGTCTTCGAGCGCGCTCGTGTAGCGCTGAGTGAGCAGCTTGACGTCGTCGGCTCCGCCCGAGAGTTCGCTGGGCTGGATGATCTCGGCGCATCGAAGCTCGTACCGAAACCCGGGGCCGATCCGCCGGGCCACGCCGACCATGATCGGCGCGTTGTGCTCGATGGCCAGCAAGGCGATGGCCTTGTGCGTCGAGGCCTGCCGGCCGAAGAAGTCGACGAACATCCCGCGCTGGCCCGCGTCCTGGTCGGCGAGCATCGACAGCGGCTTGTTCGTCTGGAGCACCTCGACGATCTGGTCGTAACCGCCGGCCTTGGGAATCATCCGCTGGCCGGTCTGTTCGCGGAACGAGCGGAGGTAGCGGTCGAGGTACGGGTTGTCGAGCGCCCGGGCGACGGAGTAGGTCGGGAACCCGAAGAGCCCGAAGACGTAGCCGGCCATCTCCCAGTTGCCGTAATGGCCGCTCAAGAGAATCATCGGCTCGTTCGAGAGCATCCGTTCGAGGATCGGCTCGTGGCCCACCAGCGTGATGTACTTGCGATAGTTCGCCAGGTTGATCGTCTTCGGCGTGTGGAAGATCTCCATGAGCATCATGCAGAAGTGGCGGTAGACCCCGCGGACCATCTGGTCGCGGTCGGCATCGGTCATCTGCTCGCCGTACGCCAGCCGCAGGTTGTCGAGCCCTACTTGGCGGTGTCGCTTGTCGACCTTGTACATCACCCAAGCCAGGAGCCGCGCCAGCGCGTAGGCCTGGGCGATCGGCAGCGCCTGGGCGAAGACGACGATCGCCCGGACCGCCAGGTAGACGACATAATCGAGCCAGGGACGCTTGACCTTGTGGCGAGGCATCGGCGGTCACTCCATTGACCAGTACTTCACGGCGCAGGCTTCGGGGAGTATGTCGACGACGACGCAAGCCGTCAAGGCCCGCTGAGCATGCAAGCGGGCGTGAAGACCGCGTCAGTCGACGTCGATACCCAGCTCTCGAAGCTTCGCCGCCAGTCGATCCGCCCGCTCGCGTTCGCGATCACGTTCTCGTGCCGCCGCATCGCGTTCGCGGACCGCCCTATTCCGTTCCTCTCCCAGTTCCTGAAAGGTGAGGAACGGCCGGCCGTCGGGGTAGCGGATGGTCATGGGAGCGGTGGAGCAATCGAAGCGGATCTTCAAGAGGGGGCTGGTCCAGCCGCTGACGTCGTCGATCGCGGCGAGTTCGCCGCCGCTGCGGCGATAGCCTTTGAGGACGTCTTTGTTGGGATCGTAGAGGTAATATTCCTGGACGCCGTACCGGTCGTAGAATTCGAGGTTGCGTCGCATTTCGCCGGCGCGGTTGCCGGGGGAGAGGACCTCGAAGACGACCTGGGGGGCGACTCCCCCTTCCTCCCACTGCTTGTACGAGCCGCGATAGCCTTTGGGGCGTCCGATGGCGACCAGGGCGTCGGGGGCGGTGCGGATGTTGGGATGGCCCTCGACGGCGTACCAGAGCAGGTCGCCGGCGACGAAGACGTCGGGGCGATCGGCGAAGAGGAGTTCGAGGTTGCCTTCGATGGTGACGATCCACTGATACTGGAGCGTATTGTCGGCTAGCCGCCGGCCATCGCGGTCGGGATACACGATTGCGCGGGGCGCGGATTTGGGGA contains:
- a CDS encoding M16 family metallopeptidase, coding for MPFSFRLLLPAVLCLVVPAWRIDVLAAEPPKPTTTADTVIASSAGPLAAFRFVFQVGSQDDPKGKEGLAALTAAMVAEGGTQSLRYDQVLEKFYPIAAGLSGRCLKEVSVFSGTVHRDNLGVYIPLATEMIASPRFAPEDFDRLRKEALDYVTKTLRGDNDEELGKWTLQTALYEGHPYGHPDRGTVAGLNAITLADVKAFHRDRYTRQALCAALAGAVDESTSAQVEMGLAPLPREGAGRGPELPPVKPTVGLDVTIVGKAAESTAISIGFPINVTWADDDFYALAVANSYLGEHRTFNGKLMQDLRGHRGLNYGDYSYIEDFIQEGSSTFAIPNNPRRQQYFSIWIRPVPRDKAVFALRAGLWELDRLVDKGMSPEDFESTRSFLLNYSKLWGQTLSRRLGYLVEGRRYGRKDLIAELAERLPKLTVEQVNAAVRKHLKPPGMKVAIVDLSPDDLRRVLMSGDQTPITYDTQGTPANILAEDKQIAVFPLPNVRVRIVPASQMFEK
- a CDS encoding lysophospholipid acyltransferase family protein gives rise to the protein MPRHKVKRPWLDYVVYLAVRAIVVFAQALPIAQAYALARLLAWVMYKVDKRHRQVGLDNLRLAYGEQMTDADRDQMVRGVYRHFCMMLMEIFHTPKTINLANYRKYITLVGHEPILERMLSNEPMILLSGHYGNWEMAGYVFGLFGFPTYSVARALDNPYLDRYLRSFREQTGQRMIPKAGGYDQIVEVLQTNKPLSMLADQDAGQRGMFVDFFGRQASTHKAIALLAIEHNAPIMVGVARRIGPGFRYELRCAEIIQPSELSGGADDVKLLTQRYTSALEDLIRRDPTQYLWLHRRWKHQPTARKKPAKAQEMIPG
- a CDS encoding Uma2 family endonuclease; this translates as MSRIPKSAPRAIVYPDRDGRRLADNTLQYQWIVTIEGNLELLFADRPDVFVAGDLLWYAVEGHPNIRTAPDALVAIGRPKGYRGSYKQWEEGGVAPQVVFEVLSPGNRAGEMRRNLEFYDRYGVQEYYLYDPNKDVLKGYRRSGGELAAIDDVSGWTSPLLKIRFDCSTAPMTIRYPDGRPFLTFQELGEERNRAVRERDAAARERDRERERADRLAAKLRELGIDVD